The genomic window TTATACTTTTGTATTGACCCATTAGGTctcagtttcttttataagaccCATTTATTACTAATAGGTTTAAAACATTTAGGCAATTTTACTAATTCTCAAGTATGATTAGACTTAATAGATTCAAGCTCATTATTAATAGGATCTCTCCAAAAACTAGCATCTATTGAATTTATGGTTTTATCGTAAATTTTTAGATCCTTATCTATCAAAAAAGTATGAGCAATAGAACCATTTATTAAGTTTAAATCATTAACTTCAGttatgaaaaaagtaaaaaaatcaaGTCCGAAACTAGTAACATTCCTTTATCTTTTACATCTTCTAGGTTCTACATCATCGTTAAGAATATCTCTATTATGTGtattagaagaataaacatgcttaTCTAATGGTGTCTCGAGATTTGTAACAGAGTTCTTTAGAGAGAAatattttcaaagaaaacaaCATCTCTAGATTCACATATGGAATAATCATGCAAAGACATAAATTTATATGCAACACTATTCAGAGCATAACCAACAAAAACAACATCAACAGTTTTAGACCCAATAGTGTTCTGCTTGAAAACAAGTATGCCTACTTTTTCCAGGCATCCCCACACTTTCAAGTATTTTGGATTAGGGGCATAACCTTTCCACAATTCATATATGGTACAATCTAATTTTTTGTAAGGCACTCTATTTAGGATGTGATTCGTAGAAAGTACAGCTTCCCCCCACATGTGATCAGGAAAACCAGAACTAAGTAGTAAAACcttcatcatttcttttatagttctatttttcctttcaactGTACCATTTTGTTGTGGAAAATAGGGGGtgaaaaattcatgtataatttcgTCTTTCTCACAAACCTCTTTAAGGAAGTTAGTGTCATATTTCCCCCTCTATTCGATCTAAGACGTTTTATTTTCCTATCAGTTGGTTTTCTGCTTTATAAAAGAGAAACGTTGGTTCAGCttcatcttttgtttttaaaagataGACCTTTGTATACCTAGAATAGTCATCTACAAAGGTAATATAGTAGCGTTtcctatttttactttttgtgtTTCTAAAGTCTACTATATCAATATGAACTAATTCTAAAAGTTCAGTTTTTCTATCAGTGCTAGGATTTAAGGAAGGTTTAGCATGCCTGGCCTCAAtacaaatttcatatttattaaggTTACTATTATCTAGATTAGGCAACAGATTCATTTTTACAAGTTTCTTCAAAGAATTTATATTCTCGTGTCCTAATCTAGCATGCCACATATCAAATGATTCAACAATATAAGTAGAAGTGatgactttattattattaaccatAGTCTCAATAAAAAATAATCCCCCACATAAGTAACTTTTCTCTACATAATCTTCGTTTCGGGAAAGTACAAGTTTATTGGATTCAAATACTAGTTTAATGCCTGCCTTATTTAATAGACCACTACTAATCAAACTTTTACGAGGGGCAGGTGCATACAAAACATTATTCAATGCCAAAGTTTTACCAAAAGTGAGTTTGAGTAAAAATTTTCCTTTACCGAATAATTCTAAAGTGCTTGAATTGCCTATGTAGACTTGCTCATCTTTAATTACCTTTTCAAATTCGATAAACACTTCTCTATTGGCGCAGAAATATTTAGAAGTGCTTGCGCCTACAATCCACTTGGTTTTAGTTTTTACCAGGTTTACTTCGGAAACCATAACAGTTATAACGTCATCTAGATTTTCGACTACATATGCTCGTGGTTTGTTTTCATTCTGGTGGTTAGAATGTTGGTGGCATTGATAGGCTTTGTGTCCGTCTTTGTTACACACGTAGCACTTCACGTGGTTGTTGGATTTATTGTTCTTCCTAGGTTTCTTAGAGTTGATAGCCTTCTTATTCTAGAATTTTATTTCCTTCTTAGACCTTCCAACATCTTTATTCCTGCTGAATTTATAACTAGAACCAGATTCGACAAAGTTAACTTTTAAAAGGAATTTATTTGAGGTAACTAGAGCCTTATCTTTAAGACAATTGGCTTCCTCAATCTTTATATGGCTGATTAGTTCTTCCAAAGGGATGTCCCGTTTTTCATACTTTAAGAGATTTCAGTAATTAGACTAGGATTTCGGTAGCTTCTCAATCAAGATATTTACTTGGAGAATCTCACACATCTATATTCCTTCCACCAAGATATTGAAAACCAGCTTATCGTAGATATGTACTTGATCCATAATCGGCTTATCATCGGTTATTTGGAACTTAAATCTTTCACCAACAACATATTTCTTAACTCTAGCATCATCAACTCCATATTTTTTCTCCAAAGTATCCCAGATGGATTTGGTAGATTTACTTATGAGAAACAAATCGAAGAGGTTGTTAACCATATGGCTTAACATGTGACCTCTTACCATTTTGTTGTGTTTTTCAGATTTAGCTTTTGAAGCAACTGCATCTGGTTCTTTGGAGGCAGTGGTAGAATCTTCGGGTTTCTCGATGGCAAGTGGATCAAAAATGACGTAGTCAACTTCAAGTTGTTTGAAGAAGATGTCTATCCTCTGAGACCAACGACAATAATTAATCCCATTGAGAGGTTCGAGCTTAGATAGATCAAGGATGAATTTGTTGATCGAGGTAGACATGTTTAACCAATAATTCgtttctaaatttttggaaatATAATCTACTGCAAAACAAATTTGTTAGCACTGACTAGgaaaaataaatgattaaatatgaactaaaaaaTAACTATGCCATGGTAAATCCACTGCCTTAGAAATGAATTTGCCCTGATCGGTGAATCGTGTAGTGGACGTCGTCCCCCAATGTTAACACAATCCTTCGATATTTGTACACCCGAATATGGAAGATGGAACTCAATTGGTACTGCTTTTCTCGGGAAATCATAGTAGGAACAATTCTCAGGAAAGTTTAGAGGGGTCACAATCGATCTTGCTTAAAACCCAAACTCCTAGACATAATTTTCTCTAAAGTGATTAGGGAATAAAACCGACTAGTTTATAAAGAAAACACACAGAAAGTGGAGGAGAGGAATGTTTTCAGAgggagttgttttttttttctatttagtgAATAAAAATGAGGAAGCTAGTCTTCTATTTATACTAGTAACAAAAGGGCAATACGATAAAAAGGCAcgaacaattttataaaaaacccATAATCACATCTCCACAAAATCTTCAGCAATTCCCACTAAGTCCTCAACAATTTCGCATTACCAACATTTTACACTTCACGAGCGGGTTGAGAGCTTGATATGTATATTATAGGGtgtagtaaaaaataaaaaaaatttaaatatataaataaatgtgacacTTATCACACCCTCAACTTGTTTGTCTCAAAACATTTACTCAGTAcatataatttttactttttaaagcaaaaaaatgATGCAGGAATTCATacgaaaaataaaaaccctaccTTCAATCATATTCCTATGAGTTGATGGCAGTAAAAAAGAACAtaaaacatataccaaaagtTGCACCGATTTATATCTTTCTGATTTTGAAAACCCAGAGATTGTATGCTGTTCTTAAGAGTTAAGACCGAGCAAAGTATTCCATTCACAGGTTAAAAAGAGGCTAGTAAAGGTTGACAAGACCATTCACATAACCAACAAACCTTTCATAGGGATGAATGATATATTCGCCTAAGCAATTAGACGCCTTTTTATTCATGTCAATACAATAGTAGCTGTTCCTCTTTCGAAGCACCACTACATCACCCACAAACACGATATGTAGTTGATTGTGACCATCACAATACCGACCTGAATAGTTGCAAGGACAAGTAGTTGATTCAACAGGCAGTGTGCTATCTAGCTTGATTTCAGGTAGAATTCTTGTCCAGGTCTTGACGGCTGCCCTCCTACGGGTGTGGGATTGAGGATTAGTTAGCATAAACACAATTAATTTCTGGTTGCGTATGCAAGCTGCACAAAGCTTCCCGTTTATCATGCCTAAGTTCTCCAAATTGGAAGAGAAagtattgaagcaatggttagcatgtagcaatcacatgttttattattattattattattattattatttggatgtaatgatgtaacttagttgtattccaactaagtttgttagtggtagtaggtggtgatttattttaagtggatgtaatgatgaaacttagttgtattccaactaagtttgttagtggtagtaggtggtgatttattttaagtggatgtaatgatgaaacttagttgtattccaactaagttgtcaagttgtaagcttgtataaataggctttatgccattttaaaaaaaaggaatgaattcaatcaagatttcatccatatactctctattttagctttgcttaaaatttatttcatttttcttctttgtttctgccgcaagtctcgattcttgctcggcaatcttattgttgaaccttgctatttgttgcactcagctccaacaattggtatcagagctgtgtttcttaagggatctgttatacaaattcatggcttcatcaagcttttcaccagctgcacctcaagtcttcaatggagaaggctaccacatatgggtggttaaaatgaagacctacttacaagctttcgatctgtgggaggtagtcaactcagatgttgaaccagagccacttagaggcaatccaacagtggctcaaatcaggcagcatgctgatgagaggaccaagaggcacaaagccatgtcttgcatccagaactcagtgtcagatgtgattttcacaaggattatggcctgtgaatcaccaaaacaagcctgggacaagttgcaagaggagtttcaagggacagagaggacaagccagcaacagttgctgaacttaaggagagatttcgagaatttgaagatgaaggaagaagaaactatcaagcagtactctgacaggattatggctgtggttaacagcattaggctccttggagagcagctcaaggaagctaggatagtggagaaggttattgcaactctgcccgagaggtatgaggcaaaaatctcatctctcgatgactcaagggacctgtacaccgtctccctgacagagttgatcaatgctttatatgctcaagagcaaagaagagcaagcagactggaggagcatcaagaaggtgcctttcaggcaagaacaaacactgcctacaaaggcaagaaggcctggagagacaagccaaggactgatgttgcaagaaaagagggtcagacttgcaagcactgcagaagggctggtcatccaaaagaaaaatgctggttcaatccagatgctgtatgtcagcattgtaaaaagaagggtcatgttgagagagtctgcaagagcaatgccaaatcaaggcagagtcagtttcaacagaagaaagctgaggctcgagtagctaaggaggacagtgaccaagaggagcaagtctttgctgtgttatgctcagctgctcaagaaaggttctcatctggttggcttctagacagtggatgcaccaaccacatgacacctgatgctgcaatcttcaagtctttagacagaagctgcagaactaaagtcaagataggaaatggacattttattcaagttgaaggcaagggtgatgtgctgatatgcacccccacaggtgccaaagtgatttcaaatgtgcttttggtgcctgaaattgacagaaacctgctcagcatagctcagttgctggagaaagttattctgttgtgttcaaagacaaccaatgccaaatcaatgatccaagtggatccaagctgatggcagttcctatggctaataagagctttgtagttgactggaccagggagtcagacattgcctacacagtcacatcagatgaatccaagctttggcatcaaagactgggacatgccaacttcagatcgatggctcgaatggtcagagaggacttggctgaaaactttatcaactcagtggatcatgatgatgtgtgtgaagtgtgtcagctaggaaagcaggccagactcccatttccctcgaatcaagcctggagagcctctgaaaaactccaactggtgcacactgatgtgtgtggccctatgaggattgagtcattaagtggaaacaggtacttcatactgttcattgatgatttttcaagatattgctggctttacttcctaaaacagaaatcagaggcggcctcagtgttttggaagttcaagactgctgctgagactaaaacaggttgcaagctgaagtccataaggtctgataatgggactgagtacacctcagctcagttccaagccttttgtgataaggcaggcatcaaacatcaacttaccaacacatatacacctcagcaaaatggtgtaagtgaaaggaagaataggagtttgatggatatggccaggtgcttgatgattcagaagaatctgcctaaagcactatgggcagaggcagttaacactgcaaactacattcaaaataggcttccaaccaaggccttggatcagaagactccattcgaagcctggtttggattcaagccatcactggctcatctgaaggtctttggatgcatctgttatgctcatgtacctgctgtcaaaagggacaaattgtctgaaagggctcgacctggtattttggtgggctacagcactgttaagaagggctataggatcttggatccttcaacaaagaaagtgtcagtcagtagggatgtggtatttgatgaaaagtcatgttggaactgggaaaaaCATGAACCTGAGGAAGTTTTAGAAGGACTTGCAGCAGATCAAGCTGAGCCAGATCAAAATGTTCTTGAAATGGACATTAATGATGAACCAGTTAGAGGAACAAGACCATTGACTGAGATTTATAAAAgagctcatgtagccatagctgaaccaagcaattttgaagaggctgaagctcagcaagagtggaagcaggcaatggctgaggagattagcatgattgagaagaaccagacctgggaattagttgaaaggccagtcaaaaggaagataattggggtgaaatgggtgtacaaagccaagcaaaatgctgatggtaccttgaacaaactgaaagcaaggctagttgtcaaggggttcagtcagaggtatggcctggactacctggagacctttgcaccagtggccaagctagacaccatcagattactgattgccttagcagcacagctcgagtggaagatccatcaactcgatgtgaaatcagcctttctgaatggtttcttagatgaagagatctatgttgaacaaccacaagggtttgagatagctggcagagagcatatggtctacaaactgaagaaggccctatatggcttaaaacaggctccaagggcctggtacagcagaatcgatggctacttgactaatttgggattcgatcgaagcaagagtgagccaacactgtatgtcaagaagcaagggacacaaacacagctcattgtatccctatatgttgatgacctgctggtgacaggaggagatcaagCAGTGTTGGTCgatttcaagaccaagatgcaagaagtatttgaaatgtctgatctaggggaaatgtcttatttccttggaatggaggtgactcaagcacaaaatgggatatttctaagttagagaaactttgccacaaagattctgaccaagttctccatgcaaaacagtaaaacaactaaaacacctgttgctgttggagaaaaactatcgagccaaggtgattttgagaaggtttgtgaaacaacctacagaagtctagttggttgtctgttatatttaactgccactagaccagacataatgtatgctgtaggattgctctcaaggttcttgcattgttgcaataaaaagcatttacaagctgctaagagagtgcttagatatgtcaaaggcactttgagctatggtttaaggtacagcaaggaaggaaatctgaagctggttggctacactggtagtgactgggctggctcgataaatgacatgaaaagcacctcagggtatgctttcaaccttggttcagccatgttttgctggagctcgaagaagcaaagtctggtggctcaatctactgctgaagcagaatatgtggcagctgcaagtgctgtcaaccaagccatttggctaaggaaaatcttagctgatttgaaagtgcatcaaaaggaagctactgagatcttctgtgacaaccaatcttcagttgcaattgctaaaaatccagtgttccatggaagaacaaagcatttcagcatcaagttgcatgttgttcgagaaatggagcaagctcaggaagtgAAGCTGATCCATTGTAATTCTGAGGATCAACTTACAGAAATTTTGACTAAAGCCCTTAatgtcacaaggttcgaatgtctaagaaggaagctaggtgtttgctccatgcaaaccaaggaggagtattgaagcaatggttagcatgtagcaatcacatgttttattattattattattattattattattattattgttattatttggatgtaatgatgtaacttagttgtattccaactaagtttgttagtggtagtaggtggtgatttattttaagtggatgtaatgatgaaacttagttgtattccaactaagttgtcaagttgtaagcttgtataaataggctttatgccattttaaaaaaaaggaatgaattcaatcaagatttcatccatatactctctattttagctttgcttaaaatttatttcatttttcttctttgtttctgccgcaagtctcgattcttgctcggcaatcttattgttgaaccttgctatttgttgcactcAGCTCCAACAGAAAGCCTACACAACTCTGAATTGAGACCGAATGAAGTAACTCCTCGTGTTGACAGCCAATAAACAATGCCATTCACATGAACACCTGTTTTTGGCAAGAGTTTCTCATTGTCATCAAACCTAATCTCACCAGATGTTCTCCATGATCCTCTGTCAGAGGAATATACCTCAAACTTGTATTCACCTAGTTCAGATGGAAAGGGGCAAACTAGCTTATAATTGGCAGTGAAGTTCATAATCGATGGCTCGAATACGAGCACTACAACAGGGTCTGGCCCATGATCACCGTCTGGTTTTGGAAGTTCCTTCCATTGCTTGTTAGCAGGATTGCAGATGTAGTAAGGGCGGTAAGGAGTACGTCCCTGGCAACAAAGTAGCCCATTGCAGGATGTCCTAACATCAACAGGTTCAGGCAGAAATGTTAAGGATGGGTCTGGAACACCATAAGCCCTGGGGTCAAGAGACATGAATGCTGGCATCCCTGCTAGTGATTGAAAAAAGAAGCCAGATATACCACGGAATGAATTCGATTGATTGTGAGCAAAGAAAGCGGTTGATATTTGAAACCTCCATCCCCGACAAACTCCGGCGCAACGAAAAAGCGATTTAGCCGGAAGGTAAGGAAGAGCATTCTCCCTTATAAGACCTTTTAGATCCATGTAAATCCTGCTCTTCTTGTTCCCATACAAGTTTGGTGCCTTGTTTCCTCTGTccattttttaactcaaattttcCCCTGCACCGCACCCAAACCTCAACAAATTATCAGATTATTTACCCACATGAAAggctaaaatttattattcacgGTTTCAAGGACGAGTCAAGGTTGGTTCGCTAACAAAATTCACTCAAACATTTTCTAGAAAACCCTTAATGCTATTCTTCCATATCAGTACAATgtgataataaaattttcagtTTCCACAAGATTCTTCCAACTTAAAAACATCATATACGTTTGTATGTGTGtgcattctttttttctttcttttagtaTTTAGAAGTGTAAAATTTAATAGCTGAAATCCTTACATTAAATGGCAAGAAAGTCTGAATGAACCAAACAAACTATTAATCATATCAATCTAATCAAAAGctaaaaactaataattaaacaACTCAATCAGATCCTAGTTGTGAGAAAAAGAAGAAACCAAGACAGGAAAAGCAAGATTAATAATAAATCATTGACATTTTACAAAAACGAGTATAATTAAGGATAAAGTCAAAGATTCGGCGGCCATTAAAAGAGAAATTGAGTGAGAAACGATACCTTGACGTATATTTATTGGTGGGGACTTTGGAGAGAAAGGCTTTGGTTCTGTTTTGACCATTTGGGATCTTCTTTTTCGTTTTCTGAAGTAATATATAGCGTGGACTAGAGCTGCAGTTTGACtctttaactaaaagattatggTGGCTCTTTGCATATACGGATTGTATAATTTGTGGCCGGAattgttgttattgtttttaCTGTTTGATAATCAATAATTTTTGGCCAAACGAGGGAAATAGTAAAGGGACACATTTTTGTAGGTTAAAATATGATCAATGTATCTTTCACAATTTTGGAATTTagtacttttatttctatttttaaaattttattttttttacatttcatattcaaactTAATTGTCAACACTTCTAAATTTGGgacattttaaataataataaaaattcacttaataacaatgtaatgtaactaaaaaaatgttattataattaacctaaatttaataaaaataattttaacaatattaacaattcaCATAGACTTTGGtataatttaactcttttttttaatgTAAGAAGGTTggttcttatttatttatttatttattacaattCTCTTTtacactattttattttattgtaaatcTAAGCCTTGGAGTTATGGCTTAATTCTATCATGGTGGCTATCaaatttgttgtttattttaCACTTAATTCACGATTTGGCTTTAAAAAATattcgttttttttattttggtatttaattttttttcgtcTAATTGGCATCAAAGTACACTAACTTTCTTATTTGGTACCTAAAATCTGTCTCTGTTATATTTTATTGTCCATTTTTTgacaaatgttaaaaaaaatcttatagtCTATCACAAAGCGCCATGTAGCACCCCTTATCTGATCCGGTCGCCGAACCCGAGTAAAACGATGCTATGACAAAACTCAACAATTGATAAATACTTTATTAAACAAAAACTCATATGTTTATAACTTATATCACATgtaaacaaatatatttaaatttgaactcTATGAGGATCTAATTGTGAAATCCAAACATACAATAGGATTGAATTGCAAAATCATTAAGTTTTAAAATCAATATTGAAAATCCATAGTTGGTATCGATACTGAATCAATACTTTgttgaaaatcgataccaaaattcaattttgttttccttgcaAAATAAGGGTATCGATAATTATAGTAGTGTATCgataaaaatattgatacttaaataaaaattgttaccattttggcattttgtttaTTCTAAAACTATTCATTTGGTTAAATATCGATATCAGATgccaaagtatcgatacttaactCAAAACTGGTAAAATCCCATATTTGCAAGTTCATTTCCTGCCAAATTTCACCTACCAACTaaagacaataatatcacatattCAAACACTTAAATGACTAACCAATGTGCTCTCATTGACAccataatttaaataacaaaatttgtcCACAAATCACACTAAATAAGTTACTTTTAAGTTTATAAATTTCATACTTATTTCATGCCAAACTACCATTTGTTCCTTCTCATAATCAACCATTCATAAACATAAGCTCAGGACCAAAACATACTTCACATTTCAATAACATAAaacacacctaaacaaaaaattatcatGAAACACAACCTTCAACGTATATAAACATTTACTAAGTTACATTTTCAACTAAAACATTAATCTTAACAAATTCaaaccctatatacatgccaccaaccaaaatgactcaaaaacAAAAGCTACTGAAAAGAGTTTGGATAGTGTTAGCATTAAAGTTGTTCCGTCCAACCAGTTCCGCAAAACGTTAActacataaaacaaaataaaatcgaaATAAATAAACTTATGAAAATTAGTAAGcccataaataaaattcaattcaacttaccttaatttataattataactaaatgaacttaaataattaaaacccTGACAACCATTTCCAAAAGCACATATCATTAGTACCCAAAGCATTCGATTGTATAATTCAATATACACATTGGCTCAAATCAAGGCAATTCATGCtttcattcatatacatatatacacaaacaTTTCATTAAATATAAATTCAACTCAAAgagtaatttaaatttaaacataaaatttcatGGCCCGTTGAACTATAGCAACTTGACTCGGATACTCGGGTTTCCCCAAAACACACAAGAGAGCATTGAAATGCTAACAGAGGCACCATAGTGCAAATACAGAGGCATCAaagtgcaaacagaggcaccgaagtgcaatccCTTACAAGCGCgcatactaaccctattggcatgccaatcgtatctgAACTGTTTACTACGTTCAACCGGGCATTATACTTAAATTCATAATATCAATAAATCAACCATTTAGAGGTACTTCTTATTTACGTACACATACTATAAATCtgttacattcatttcaatattatGCAATCACAAGATTTACCACTacaaaatattcatttttctaTTTATACTTAATtgcaacatttaataatttacaagtaAACAAAGAAATTTCACGTTTATTACAATTTACgtgaaattaatatatataatcataaagaaacacacatatacatattattacacgATGAACTTACCTAGATTATGCTTTCACTTGACTCATAAAGACTAATTCGTAACTTTCTTTTCCCTGATTAATCTCCGAAcaattcaattcttgatctatataatgattaaattcaataTATCAATTTCAAATATACCACCAAACTTAATTCTATGCATATacccttaaattttcatatttaaaaattttccctaaattttacatttcttacaatttagtccataaactcGAAACtccaaatttatcaaaatttctcaAATACTCATACTAGCTAAATTTCTTCTTATTTTAGTACagtaaaaaattattcaaaattcacaagaattccatgtaaattttaatattttatcaaattagtcttttaactaaaaactaaccaaaatcacttcacaaaatagtcctaaacatcaaccaagagtacaatttcatcacttaacttcaaaaataTCTAGAATTCATCATTGGtaaatttcaaaatctttaacagtttcaaaaatagaTATACGAGTTAGTtgaacctagttgcaatgatctcaataacataaaaaattgtataaaaattacTTATATGCATACATCCAATACTCGGCGGAACCTCAAGTACAAAAATGGTGTTCTTCACTTACAAATTTTGGCAGCCAAGGCTTTTTGGAAGATGAtgatactattatttttattttgttaaagttttaattactaaattacaattttaccctttaataaaacattcaattaaaccaaAACATAAACCGTCCATTAGTTTATAACATGgaataattaccatataagtcctccctcatttaataattaagtcATCTAATCATTATAATTCAGCAGTGACTAGATTTtaaatcttttacaatttaaccctttttaattaattaactatcta from Gossypium hirsutum isolate 1008001.06 chromosome D12, Gossypium_hirsutum_v2.1, whole genome shotgun sequence includes these protein-coding regions:
- the LOC107942280 gene encoding F-box protein At5g49610, coding for MDRGNKAPNLYGNKKSRIYMDLKGLIRENALPYLPAKSLFRCAGVCRGWRFQISTAFFAHNQSNSFRGISGFFFQSLAGMPAFMSLDPRAYGVPDPSLTFLPEPVDVRTSCNGLLCCQGRTPYRPYYICNPANKQWKELPKPDGDHGPDPVVVLVFEPSIMNFTANYKLVCPFPSELGEYKFEVYSSDRGSWRTSGEIRFDDNEKLLPKTGVHVNGIVYWLSTRGVTSFGLNSELCRLSVGAECNK